The following are from one region of the Coleofasciculaceae cyanobacterium genome:
- a CDS encoding reverse transcriptase domain-containing protein, which translates to MYKAIRAEDKQKARSLQKLILRSQAARFLAIRQVTQLNNGKKTAGIDGKLALTFKERFDLEEELRIKANNWKHKGLREIPIPKKDGTKRLLKVPTISDRAWQCLAKYALESAHEATFHARSYGFRTGRSTHDAQRLLYNNLRSYCNGIEKRIIELDIKKCFDRISHTSIMENLIAPQGLKLGIFRCLKAGTNVGFPDQGTPQGGVASPLLANIALNGIEQIHYSIRYADDMVFILKPQDEANKILESVKEFLAVRGMEVSEQKTKLTIYDRRI; encoded by the coding sequence GTGTACAAAGCAATTCGAGCAGAAGATAAGCAAAAAGCGAGGTCACTGCAAAAACTGATTCTGCGTTCTCAAGCAGCAAGATTCTTGGCTATTCGTCAAGTCACACAGCTAAATAACGGCAAGAAAACTGCGGGTATCGACGGAAAATTAGCCCTTACATTTAAGGAAAGATTCGACCTCGAAGAAGAACTAAGGATAAAAGCTAATAACTGGAAACACAAAGGTTTACGCGAAATTCCTATCCCCAAAAAGGACGGAACAAAACGCTTACTAAAAGTTCCAACCATCAGCGACAGAGCTTGGCAATGCCTCGCAAAGTACGCCTTAGAATCAGCCCACGAAGCAACCTTTCACGCCAGGAGCTATGGATTTAGAACAGGACGTTCAACGCATGACGCGCAAAGACTTCTGTACAACAACCTACGCTCATATTGCAATGGTATCGAGAAACGAATTATCGAATTAGATATCAAGAAATGCTTCGACAGAATAAGCCACACCTCAATCATGGAAAACTTAATTGCCCCTCAAGGGCTAAAGCTTGGCATCTTCAGATGTCTCAAGGCAGGAACAAACGTAGGATTTCCAGACCAGGGAACACCACAAGGTGGAGTAGCTAGCCCACTTTTAGCGAATATAGCTTTAAACGGAATAGAGCAAATCCACTACTCAATTCGGTACGCCGATGATATGGTATTCATACTCAAACCCCAAGATGAAGCTAACAAAATACTTGAATCAGTCAAAGAATTCTTAGCTGTAAGAGGCATGGAAGTCAGCGAACAAAAAACCAAGCTAACAATCTACGACAGACGGATTTGA
- a CDS encoding group II intron maturase-specific domain-containing protein, with translation MGWRFQVQKNGKFKSRPSENNYKAFRKKVKSIINNSNYGATVKAAKLAPVVRGWRNYHRFCKMDGARNSLSYIRKKAYKVFNRETKQNRYTSRKLLKQAFPAVTYSENKFVQVKGEKSPYDGDLIYWSKRNSKLYDGETSKALKRQNHSCAACKLKFTAKERVHLHHVDGNHNNWSHDNLVAIHESCHDYLHMSKSKN, from the coding sequence CTGGGTTGGAGATTCCAAGTCCAGAAAAACGGAAAATTTAAAAGTCGTCCTTCAGAGAACAACTATAAAGCATTTCGCAAGAAAGTCAAATCCATCATCAATAACTCGAATTATGGTGCAACGGTCAAAGCTGCTAAACTAGCCCCCGTTGTTAGAGGTTGGAGAAATTACCATCGCTTTTGTAAGATGGATGGGGCAAGAAACAGCCTCAGCTACATACGCAAGAAAGCCTACAAGGTATTCAATCGGGAAACTAAACAGAACCGCTACACTAGTAGGAAACTATTAAAACAAGCGTTTCCAGCAGTTACCTACTCCGAAAATAAATTCGTCCAGGTCAAAGGGGAGAAATCACCTTATGACGGCGACTTAATTTACTGGAGCAAGCGTAATAGCAAGCTCTACGATGGAGAAACCTCTAAAGCCCTTAAACGGCAAAACCATTCATGTGCAGCCTGTAAACTAAAATTTACGGCAAAAGAGAGAGTACATTTACATCATGTCGATGGAAATCACAACAACTGGAGTCACGACAACCTTGTAGCAATACATGAATCCTGTCACGACTACCTACACATGAGCAAAAGCAAAAACTAA